A portion of the Glycine max cultivar Williams 82 chromosome 10, Glycine_max_v4.0, whole genome shotgun sequence genome contains these proteins:
- the LOC100786810 gene encoding mitogen-activated protein kinase kinase kinase NPK1 isoform X1 — MQDFLGSLRRSLVFRPGGDDSPFAGIANKLGSAIRKSRTALEPPPPIRWRKGELMGSGAFGHVYMGMNLDSGELIAIKQVLIAPGSAFKENTQANIQELEEEIKLLKNLKHPNIVRYLGTAREEDSLNILLEFVPGGSISSLLGKFGSFPESVIKMYTKQLLLGLEYLHSNGIIHRDIKGANILVDNKGCIKLADFGASKKVVELATINGAKSMKGTPHWMSPEVILQTGHTISTDIWSVACTVIEMATGKPPWSQQYPQEVSAIFYIGTTKSHPPIPEHLSAEAKDFLLKCFHKEPNLRPSASELLQHSFITCDYHGSHSILRSSIRDSCNKMATYGMNSRNFLDSVQGSTCTGLKDVCQIDSIRFSTVYHKADSYQRASNNDDDMCQMDEDDFFIDSSVKSKSLLASDDIKSFNPMCKPLDGRPFNFDETQYLEKRRPNLPFSSEPLGTEDDDEVTESKIRAFLDDKALELKKLQTPLYEEFRNISNAAIAPAPIEVAKIKVMSDVSNVTSSIGRSASQAWRRFSMVGSANVASPGSHTKYRSNLSGAHCRPLQEIQPSELNESEETLHDAELESSNVSSSFSERQRKWKEELVEELDWKREMMRQAGIGGKITSPKGDGKF, encoded by the exons ATGCAAGACTTTTTGGGCTCCCTTCGCCGCTCCTTGGTTTTCCGACCCGGCGGTGACGATTCCCCTTTTGCCGGAATCGCCAACAAGCTCGGCTCCGCCATTCGCAAATCACGAACCGCACTCGAACCTCCTCCTCCGATACGGTGGCGCAAGGGCGAGTTGATGGGTTCGGGCGCCTTCGGTCACGTCTACATGGGAATGAACCTCGACTCCGGGGAGCTTATTGCCATCAAACAG GTTTTAATTGCACCTGGTAGCGCATTCAAGGAGAATACACAG GCTAATATTCAGGAGCTCGAAGAAGAAATCAAGCTTCTCAAGAATCTTAAGCATCCAAATATTGTT agATACTTGGGAACCGCTAGAGAGGAGGATTCCTTAAATATTCTGCTGGAGTTTGTTCCTGGTGGATCTATCTCATCGCTCTTGGGGAAATTTGGATCCTTCCCTGAATCC GTTATAAAAATGTATACAAAACAGCTTTTACTGGGCCTTGAATATCTTCACAGTAACGGGATTATTCACAGGGATATTAAG GGTGCCAACATTCTAGTTGATAACAAAGGGTGCATTAAACTCGCTGACTTTGGTGCATCCAAGAAAGTTGTTGAACTG GCTACCATCAACGGTGCAAAGTCAATGAAGGGTACACCACATTGGATGTCTCCTGAAGTTATTTTACAGACAGGACATACAAT CTCTACTGATATATGGAGTGTTGCATGCACTGTGATAGAGATGGCCACAGGAAAGCCTCCATGGAGTCAACAGTATCCCCAGGAG GTGTCAGCTATTTTCTATATTGGGACAACTAAATCTCATCCACCCATACCTGAACATCTGTCTGCTGAGGCAAAGGACTTTTTGCTGAAATGCTTCCACAA GGAACCAAATTTAAGGCCTTCTGCATCAGAATTGTTACAG CATTCGTTCATCACCTGTGACTATCATGGATCTCATTCAATATTACGCAGTTCAATCAGG GACTCTTGCAATAAGATGGCAACCTATGGAATGAACTCTAGAAACTT CTTGGATTCTGTCCAGGGATCAACTTGCACGGGCTTAAAGGATGTTTGTCAGATAGATAGCATACGGTTCTCAACTGTATATCATAAAGCGGATTCCTACCAGAGAGCAagcaacaatgatgatgacaTGTGTCAGATGGATGAAGATGATTTTTTCATTGATTCATCAGTAAAATCTAAATCTCTATTGGCTTCTGATGATATAAAG AGTTTCAATCCTATGTGCAAACCTTTGGATGGCCGGCCTTTCAATTTTGATGAAACCCAATATTTGGAGAAAAGAAGACCAAACTTGCCATTTTCAAGTGAGCCTCTAGGAactgaagatgatgatgaagttACTGAGTCTAAAATTAGAGCCTTCCTGGATGATAAG GCCCTTGAACTGAAGAAGCTCCAAACACCTCTTTATGAAGAATTCCGTAACATATCAAATGCAGCCATTGCTCCAGCTCCCATTGAAGTTGCAAAGATTAAAGTTATGTCGGATGTCTCAAATGTAACATCATCAATAGGCAGGTCTGCTAGTCAGGCTTGGAGACGATTCTCTATGGTTGGCAGTGCTAATGTTGCAAGCCCCGGGAGTCATACGAAATACCGATCAAATCTTAGTGGTGCTCACTGTCGACCTTTGCAGGAAATTCAGCCATCTGAGCTTAATGAATCAGAGGAGACTCTTCATGATGCTGAGCTGGAATCATCTAATGTAAG TTCAAGCTTCTCTGAGAGGCAAAGGAAATGGAAGGAAGAATTGGTTGAAGAGCTTGACTGGAAGCGAG
- the LOC100786810 gene encoding mitogen-activated protein kinase kinase kinase NPK1 isoform X2, with product MQDFLGSLRRSLVFRPGGDDSPFAGIANKLGSAIRKSRTALEPPPPIRWRKGELMGSGAFGHVYMGMNLDSGELIAIKQVLIAPGSAFKENTQANIQELEEEIKLLKNLKHPNIVRYLGTAREEDSLNILLEFVPGGSISSLLGKFGSFPESVIKMYTKQLLLGLEYLHSNGIIHRDIKGANILVDNKGCIKLADFGASKKVVELATINGAKSMKGTPHWMSPEVILQTGHTISTDIWSVACTVIEMATGKPPWSQQYPQEVSAIFYIGTTKSHPPIPEHLSAEAKDFLLKCFHKEPNLRPSASELLQHSFITCDYHGSHSILRSSIRDSCNKMATYGMNSRNFLDSVQGSTCTGLKDVCQIDSIRFSTVYHKADSYQRASNNDDDMCQMDEDDFFIDSSVKSKSLLASDDIKSFNPMCKPLDGRPFNFDETQYLEKRRPNLPFSSEPLGTEDDDEVTESKIRAFLDDKALELKKLQTPLYEEFRNISNAAIAPAPIEVAKIKVMSDVSNVTSSIGRSASQAWRRFSMVGSANVASPGSHTKYRSNLSGAHCRPLQEIQPSELNESEETLHDAELESSNFKLL from the exons ATGCAAGACTTTTTGGGCTCCCTTCGCCGCTCCTTGGTTTTCCGACCCGGCGGTGACGATTCCCCTTTTGCCGGAATCGCCAACAAGCTCGGCTCCGCCATTCGCAAATCACGAACCGCACTCGAACCTCCTCCTCCGATACGGTGGCGCAAGGGCGAGTTGATGGGTTCGGGCGCCTTCGGTCACGTCTACATGGGAATGAACCTCGACTCCGGGGAGCTTATTGCCATCAAACAG GTTTTAATTGCACCTGGTAGCGCATTCAAGGAGAATACACAG GCTAATATTCAGGAGCTCGAAGAAGAAATCAAGCTTCTCAAGAATCTTAAGCATCCAAATATTGTT agATACTTGGGAACCGCTAGAGAGGAGGATTCCTTAAATATTCTGCTGGAGTTTGTTCCTGGTGGATCTATCTCATCGCTCTTGGGGAAATTTGGATCCTTCCCTGAATCC GTTATAAAAATGTATACAAAACAGCTTTTACTGGGCCTTGAATATCTTCACAGTAACGGGATTATTCACAGGGATATTAAG GGTGCCAACATTCTAGTTGATAACAAAGGGTGCATTAAACTCGCTGACTTTGGTGCATCCAAGAAAGTTGTTGAACTG GCTACCATCAACGGTGCAAAGTCAATGAAGGGTACACCACATTGGATGTCTCCTGAAGTTATTTTACAGACAGGACATACAAT CTCTACTGATATATGGAGTGTTGCATGCACTGTGATAGAGATGGCCACAGGAAAGCCTCCATGGAGTCAACAGTATCCCCAGGAG GTGTCAGCTATTTTCTATATTGGGACAACTAAATCTCATCCACCCATACCTGAACATCTGTCTGCTGAGGCAAAGGACTTTTTGCTGAAATGCTTCCACAA GGAACCAAATTTAAGGCCTTCTGCATCAGAATTGTTACAG CATTCGTTCATCACCTGTGACTATCATGGATCTCATTCAATATTACGCAGTTCAATCAGG GACTCTTGCAATAAGATGGCAACCTATGGAATGAACTCTAGAAACTT CTTGGATTCTGTCCAGGGATCAACTTGCACGGGCTTAAAGGATGTTTGTCAGATAGATAGCATACGGTTCTCAACTGTATATCATAAAGCGGATTCCTACCAGAGAGCAagcaacaatgatgatgacaTGTGTCAGATGGATGAAGATGATTTTTTCATTGATTCATCAGTAAAATCTAAATCTCTATTGGCTTCTGATGATATAAAG AGTTTCAATCCTATGTGCAAACCTTTGGATGGCCGGCCTTTCAATTTTGATGAAACCCAATATTTGGAGAAAAGAAGACCAAACTTGCCATTTTCAAGTGAGCCTCTAGGAactgaagatgatgatgaagttACTGAGTCTAAAATTAGAGCCTTCCTGGATGATAAG GCCCTTGAACTGAAGAAGCTCCAAACACCTCTTTATGAAGAATTCCGTAACATATCAAATGCAGCCATTGCTCCAGCTCCCATTGAAGTTGCAAAGATTAAAGTTATGTCGGATGTCTCAAATGTAACATCATCAATAGGCAGGTCTGCTAGTCAGGCTTGGAGACGATTCTCTATGGTTGGCAGTGCTAATGTTGCAAGCCCCGGGAGTCATACGAAATACCGATCAAATCTTAGTGGTGCTCACTGTCGACCTTTGCAGGAAATTCAGCCATCTGAGCTTAATGAATCAGAGGAGACTCTTCATGATGCTGAGCTGGAATCATCTAAT TTCAAGCTTCTCTGA
- the LOC100306063 gene encoding uncharacterized protein LOC100306063 precursor, whose translation MVLPKFSPFSRLLLSSLVILLISYPVKCDDDEEDNLYQGINKYRASLNLKALTRNDNADCLAEKIADQFKKQPCTNTTGANTVPGTEPQFSNYPDLLSKCDLAISNTRDGNVMPACVPDLVPSLVLTNFTKSLYSDSLNDTKYTGIGIGSEDNWIVVVLTTNTPSGTFAPYSSDGANLISKPGLIYCSVLFLGYIFLL comes from the exons ATGGTGCTGCCCAAGTTCTCTCCGTTCTCACGGCTTCTCCTTTCTTCCCTTGTGATTCTCTTAATAAGCTATCCAGTTAAATGTGACGATG ATGAGGAAGACAATCTTTATCAGGGTATCAACAAGTATCGAGCATCGTTAAACTTGAAAGCTCTAACAAGGAATGACAATGCAGATTGCCTTGCTGAAAAAATAGCTGACCAATTCAAGAAACAACCCTGCACAAATACCACAGGTGCTAACACTGTACCTGGCACAGAGCCTCAGTTTTCTAACTATCCAGACCTTTTATCTAAGTGTGACTTGGCTATTTCCAACACAAGGGATGGAAATGTAATGCCTGCTTGTGTTCCTGACCTGGTTCCAAGTCTTGTCCTCACTAATTTCACCAAATCTCTCTACTCTGATAGTCTCAATGACACAAAGTATAcaggaattggtattggttcagAAGATAACTGGATTGTTGTGGTCTTGACCACTAACACTCCTTCAGGAACCTTTGCTCCCTATAGTTCTGATGGTGCCAATTTGATTTCTAAACCTGGATTGATTTACTGCTCAGTGCTCTTCTTAGGTTACATTTTCCTGTTATGA